One window from the genome of Mucilaginibacter ginsenosidivorans encodes:
- a CDS encoding C40 family peptidase, with protein MKRYLTLTVLLFLCVAFAATAHSRKMRHSYKVRVKPPVFHLNGATDTISSYDLMYFAQSLIGIPYREASSDPLRGFDCSGFVSYVFKSFNADVPRSSGDYANIGREISIEDARQGDIILFKGTKSYHPHSIGHVAIVYSNEGGKLTFIHSTSGKENGVTITAMEGTYKRRFVKVVRLLRQNDIFQAQAN; from the coding sequence ATGAAAAGATATCTGACCCTGACAGTCCTTTTGTTTTTATGTGTGGCTTTTGCCGCTACGGCCCATTCACGTAAAATGCGGCATTCATACAAGGTTAGGGTAAAGCCACCTGTATTCCACCTCAATGGCGCTACAGATACCATATCATCTTATGATCTTATGTACTTCGCGCAGTCGTTAATCGGGATACCTTATCGTGAGGCTTCCTCCGATCCGTTACGGGGTTTCGATTGTTCGGGCTTTGTGAGTTATGTGTTCAAAAGCTTTAACGCCGATGTGCCGCGTTCTTCGGGCGATTATGCAAACATAGGCCGGGAGATCAGTATCGAAGACGCACGCCAGGGCGATATCATCCTTTTTAAAGGAACAAAAAGCTATCATCCGCACTCCATAGGGCATGTGGCGATAGTGTACAGCAATGAAGGCGGCAAGCTTACCTTTATCCATTCAACTTCGGGCAAGGAGAACGGCGTTACCATTACTGCAATGGAGGGTACCTATAAACGCCGTTTTGTGAAAGTGGTACGCCTGCTAAGGCAAAACGATATTTTCCAGGCCCAGGCGAACTGA
- the aspS gene encoding aspartate--tRNA ligase: MLQTHSRTHTCGELNISHLGKYVTLCGWVQKSRDLGGMTFIDVRDRYGLTQLVFNTDSDATLREKSRELGREFVIKVSGTVIERTSKNNRIPTGEIEIAVDSLEILNTAKTPPFQIEDETDGGEELRAKYRYLDLRRNPIRNNLVLRHKMAQEVRKYLDGLGFIEVETPVLIKSTPEGARDFVVPSRMNPGEFYALPQSPQTFKQLLMVSGFDRYFQIVKCFRDEDLRADRQPEFTQIDCEMAFITQEDILHIFEGLTRHLFKTVKGIEFEKFPRMQYADAMRLYGSDKPDIRFGMEFVELNDVVQGKGFGLFDNAELVVGINAKGCAEYTRKQIDELTDWLKRPQIGAGGMIYCRYNTDGTLKSSVDKFYNEDELTNWAAAFNAEPGDLMLVLAGPADKVRKQLNELRLEMGGRLGLRNKDTFAPLWVLDFPLLEWEEESGRYHAMHHPFTSPKPEDIALLDSAPGNVRANAYDLVINGTEIGGGSIRIHDRDLQALMFKHLGFSKEEAQKQFGFLMDAFEFGAPPHGGIAFGFDRLCSIFAGLDSIRDVIAFPKNNSGRDVMIDTPSTIHEDQMKELKIKTTL, translated from the coding sequence ATGTTACAAACACATTCACGGACACATACCTGCGGCGAATTAAATATCAGCCATTTAGGTAAATACGTTACTTTATGCGGATGGGTGCAAAAATCGCGCGACCTGGGCGGGATGACCTTCATTGACGTGCGCGACCGCTATGGTTTAACCCAACTGGTGTTCAATACCGATTCGGACGCAACCTTACGTGAGAAAAGCCGCGAACTGGGTCGTGAATTTGTGATAAAAGTAAGTGGTACCGTAATAGAACGTACCAGCAAAAACAACAGGATACCAACGGGCGAGATCGAGATCGCTGTCGATTCGCTGGAGATATTAAATACCGCCAAAACCCCGCCGTTCCAGATAGAGGATGAGACCGATGGCGGCGAGGAACTGCGCGCCAAATACCGTTATTTAGATTTGCGCCGTAACCCGATACGCAACAACCTTGTCCTCCGTCACAAAATGGCGCAGGAAGTGCGCAAATATTTGGATGGGCTCGGCTTTATCGAGGTGGAAACCCCGGTGCTGATCAAGTCGACCCCGGAAGGCGCACGCGATTTCGTGGTGCCAAGCCGGATGAACCCGGGCGAGTTTTACGCCCTGCCGCAGTCGCCGCAAACCTTTAAGCAATTGCTGATGGTAAGCGGTTTCGACCGTTACTTCCAGATAGTGAAATGTTTTCGCGATGAGGACCTGCGCGCCGACCGCCAGCCTGAGTTTACGCAGATAGACTGCGAGATGGCCTTCATCACCCAGGAGGATATCCTGCATATTTTCGAGGGGTTAACGCGTCACTTGTTCAAAACCGTTAAGGGTATCGAATTTGAGAAATTCCCCCGTATGCAATATGCCGACGCGATGCGTTTGTATGGTTCCGACAAACCAGATATCCGTTTCGGGATGGAGTTTGTTGAACTGAACGATGTGGTACAGGGCAAAGGTTTCGGCTTGTTCGATAATGCCGAACTGGTTGTCGGTATCAACGCCAAAGGCTGCGCTGAATACACCCGCAAACAAATTGACGAACTGACCGACTGGCTTAAACGCCCACAAATTGGCGCCGGCGGCATGATCTATTGCCGTTACAATACCGACGGCACCTTAAAATCGTCAGTCGATAAATTTTATAATGAGGATGAACTGACCAACTGGGCGGCTGCCTTCAACGCTGAACCCGGCGACCTGATGCTGGTATTAGCCGGCCCGGCCGATAAGGTTCGCAAGCAACTGAATGAACTTCGACTGGAAATGGGCGGTCGCTTAGGTTTGCGCAATAAAGATACCTTCGCACCGCTTTGGGTGCTCGATTTTCCTTTGCTGGAGTGGGAAGAAGAATCTGGCCGTTACCACGCCATGCACCACCCGTTTACGTCGCCAAAACCGGAAGATATTGCTCTGCTGGACAGCGCCCCGGGCAATGTCCGCGCCAATGCGTACGATTTGGTGATCAACGGCACCGAAATAGGCGGCGGCTCCATCCGTATCCACGACCGAGACCTGCAGGCTTTGATGTTCAAACATCTTGGTTTTAGCAAGGAAGAGGCCCAGAAACAATTCGGCTTTTTGATGGATGCATTCGAGTTCGGCGCACCGCCGCATGGTGGCATCGCTTTCGGGTTCGACCGCCTGTGTTCCATCTTCGCCGGGCTGGATTCGATCCGCGATGTTATCGCCTTCCCGAAAAACAACTCGGGCCGCGATGTGATGATCGATACGCCGTCAACCATCCACGAGGACCAGATGAAAGAGCTGAAAATTAAGACGACCCTGTAA
- a CDS encoding FKBP-type peptidyl-prolyl cis-trans isomerase → MKKLIPVFCLLILTFSACKKSDSFDPAKQAIADDGEIQAYLTTNNITGATKDASGLYYKVITPGTGNYPTLSSTITVNSTGKLLNGTVVDTENALVTPLTNVIRGWQIGVPHINTGGRLLLIVPSALGYGNATAGAIPKNSVLVFTIDLLGYNN, encoded by the coding sequence ATGAAGAAATTAATACCCGTATTCTGTTTACTTATTCTAACTTTCTCGGCCTGTAAAAAAAGCGACAGCTTTGATCCTGCCAAACAAGCTATTGCCGACGATGGCGAGATACAGGCGTACCTGACAACTAACAACATTACAGGCGCAACTAAAGATGCCTCAGGACTTTATTACAAAGTCATCACTCCGGGCACAGGCAATTACCCCACACTTAGCTCAACCATTACGGTCAACTCAACGGGTAAGCTCCTCAACGGTACCGTTGTTGATACCGAAAACGCCCTGGTTACACCCCTAACAAACGTTATAAGAGGCTGGCAGATCGGTGTGCCGCACATCAATACCGGTGGCAGGTTGTTGCTGATCGTTCCCTCGGCATTAGGTTATGGTAATGCCACTGCTGGCGCTATCCCGAAAAATTCGGTGCTGGTATTTACTATCGACCTGCTGGGTTACAATAACTGA
- a CDS encoding type II toxin-antitoxin system RelE family toxin encodes MIVKIDKSFQKDVSKINDVKIKTAIVETINLIQESEILSSINNLKKLSGYKDLYRIRSGNYRIGLRFTSEQELIFIRFLHRKEVYQRWP; translated from the coding sequence ATGATCGTCAAGATCGACAAAAGCTTTCAAAAGGATGTCAGTAAGATCAATGACGTAAAAATCAAAACTGCAATTGTCGAAACTATAAATCTTATTCAGGAATCAGAAATCCTCTCTTCTATAAATAATCTAAAAAAACTATCAGGATATAAAGACCTATATAGAATCAGATCAGGTAATTATCGGATCGGATTAAGGTTTACTTCGGAACAAGAGTTGATCTTTATTAGATTTCTCCACAGAAAAGAAGTCTATCAGCGATGGCCCTAA